The following nucleotide sequence is from Bradyrhizobium roseum.
TCATCGTAGCTGATGAAGTTGATTTTCCGCCCGTTGATGCCGCCCTCGGCGTTGATCTTTCTGAAATAGGCTTCTTCGGTTTTGCCGATGACGCCGTAGGCGGAAGCGGGTCCGCTGTAGGGCATGATGTTGCCGATCTTGATTTCGGTATCGCTGGCGCCGGTGTCGTATTTCTTTTGTGCCAATGCGCCGCTGCTGGATGCGGCAAGCAATGCGAGGGCAGCCGCGAAGGCTCCCGGTCGCAAATTGAGAACGGACATTTTGATCTCCCTAGGATCAGGATGAATGTGTCATCGTTTTTTGATAGGAGCACTTGGCGGCTCTTGGACTCGCATTGAATACCTTTCGGTTGCGCCCAGCAACAAAAAGCCCCGCGCAACGGCGTTGCGCGGGGCGGTATTTGGTTCGGCGCGATGGGAAGCTGCCCGTCGGGCGGAATATTAATGATTGCCGGTTTCGCCGCTGATGACGTCGCCGAACAGGTCCCACTTCTCGCCCTTAAAGCGCATCATCTGAAGTTGCTCGATCGGCGCGAAGTCGGTGGCCGAGGTGTTGATCTTGACGCCTGGCAACAGCGTGTCCGGCGTGAAGTCCTTCAGGTTCGCGGCCTGCTTCATGATGTTGGCGCGGGTCAGATCGTCGCCGCACATCTCCAGGATTTTCGTGAGGGTTTGCGCGGCGCCATAGCCGTACACCACCGAGCTGTTGAGCCTGTCGGCCTCGGGATAATATTTGTCGAGCAGGGCGAAGAACCTCTTCATCCCGGCGTCGTCATTCCACTGCGGGTCGGCGGCGTCCTTGGCGTAGGCCGCGGACAGCAGGCCTTGCGCGTTCTCGTAGCCCGCGGGCTTGATCACGCTGCCGACCGAGGCCGAGACATTGGCCACGATCTGGAGCGCCTTCCAGTCGATCTCGGCCATCTTCTTGATGGTCTGCGCCGCGAATTTCGGCGTCGTGATGCTGATCAGGACGTCAGCGCCGGTGGCTTTCAGCTTGACGATATGGCTATCGATCGTCGGTTCCGAGATCTCGTAGCTTTCCTCGGCGACGATGGAAGATGACTTGGCGCCGAAACCGTCCTTCAGGCCCTTGAGGTAGTCCTTGCCGAAATCGTCGTTCTGGTAGAGCACGGCGACCCTGGCATTCGGCTTTTCCTTCATCAGGTATTTCGCGTAGATCAGCCCTTCGCTTTGATAGCTGGGCTGCCATCCGATGGTCCATGGAAAATGCTTCGGATCGTTCCACTTGGTGGCGCCGGTTGCGACGAACAATTGCGGCACCTTCTTGGCGTTCAGATATTTCTGAACGGCGGTGTTGGACGGCGTGCCGAGCGGATTGAATACCACCAGTACCTCGTCGCTCTCGACGAGCTTGCGCACCTGTTCGACGGCCTTCGGCGGACTGTAGGCGTCGTCGTAGGAGACGAACTTGATCTTGCGTCCGTTGATGCCGCCGTTTTCGTTGACCATCTTGAAGTAGGCTTCTTCGGTCTTGCCGATGACGCCATAGGCGGAGGCGGGGCCGCTGTAGGGCACGATGTGACCGACCTTGATCTCGGTATCGGTCGCACCGGTGTCATATTTCTTTTGGGCGAGGGCGCTACCGGAAGCGAAAACGAATGCAGAGACCGCCGCCCCGAGGGCGGCAGTCCGAAGTAGTGCAGGCATAGTGTCTCCTGAGTTTGTTCTTTAGTTTCTTAGTTCTTCTTGAGTTTACCGAGCATTTGCTGGGCAACCATTGCCACCTGCCTTGCGCCATGCGGCACAAGGAAGATGACGAGGAACAGAAGCACGCCGAATACGGCGCCGGAGAGACCTTTGGAGATCCCTTCGGCGATATTCGGCACGAAGATGATGAAGGCGGAACCTACGATCGAGCCCGGCAGCCAGCCGACACCGCCGACCACCATGCCGAGGAACAGCGAGATTGCCAGCGTGATGGTGTAACCGTCGGGGGCCACGAACTGCACCGCGATGGCGCCGAGGCCGCCGGCGACGCCGGTGATACCGGCCGAGACGCCGAACGCCAGCGTCTTGTACAGCGCGACGTCGACGCCCATCGCGGACGCCGCGATCTCGTTGTCGCGGATCGCCATGAAGGCGCGGCCCGAGCGCGAGCGCAGCAGGTTCACCGAGGCGATATAGATCCCGATCCCGATCGCGAGCGTGAAGTAATACAGCCACATGTCCTGCGACATCGGCAGGCCGAACGGCGCGTCGGGCTTGGTCACGACCAGGCCCTGCACGCCGCCGGTCCAGTGCTCGAAGAAGCCGAGCTTGAGCAGTTGCGGCATGGCGACCGCGAGCGCAAAGGTCGCCAGCGCCAAATAGACGCCGGAGAGCCGCAGCGCCGGCTGGCCGAACACGAAACCGAACGCAAAGCAGATGATGCCCGCGATCGGCAGCGTCAGCGCGTAGTTCATCCCGACATGTTCCATCAGGATCGCCGACGTATACGCGCCGACCGCGTAGAACGCGCTCTGGCCGAGCGAGAACTGCCCGCTTCCGCCGGTCAGGATGTTCAGCGCCAGCACGGCAAGGGCGTAGATCAGGAGCATCGTCATCTGGAAGATGATGAAGTTCTTGACGAACAGCGGGGCGATGACCAGCGCGGCCAGCACCACCAGCGAGGTGCCCAGCCCGAGCGTCATCGCCCGTTTCGGAGCGGCCTCGACGGCCGGTGCTTCTGTGACGATTTCCTCGGCAGCGCTCATGATCAAACTCGCTTCACGATGGGCCGGCCGAGCAGGCCTGCCGGTTTGACGACCAGGACGGTGATGATCAGCGCAAGCGCGATCGGCAGTTTCAACTCGTTACCGACGCCGGGAATGTAGGTTCCGGCGAGATTCTCAAACACACCGACCAGGAAGCCGCCGAGCACGGCGCCGAGCGGCGAAGTCAGCCCGCCGAGGACGGCCGCGGCAAATCCGTAGATCAGCACGCCGCCCATCATGTTCGGCTCCAGGAACACCACGGGTGCGATCAGGATCCCCGCAATCGCGCCGATGGCCGAAGCCATGCCCCAGCCCAGCGCGATCATCCACGAGGTGTTGATGCCGACCAGGCGGGCCGATTCCGGCATGGCGGCAGCGGCGCGCATCGCAAGCCCGATCCGGGTGAACTGGAAGAAGAAGTAAAGCGCGATCAGCAGCCCCAGCGTCACGCCGATCATGCCGGCCTGATGGGTCGAGATCAGCTGACTGCCGAGGAAGGGCGAGGATCCGAACGGCGACGGATACTGCTTGATGGTGAAGTCCCAGATCAGGCCGGCCACCGAGTTGACGATCGCAAACAAGGCGATGAAACCCGCGACATTAGTCAGGACCGGCGCCTTGGCCAGCGGCTTGAACAGCAGCCGCTCGATGGCGATGCCGCCGACAAAGGAGATGATCAGCGTGGCCAGGAAGGCCCACCAGTAGGGAAGGCCCCACTGCATCAATTGCCAGGAAATGAAGGTCGAGAACATCGCCATTTCGCCCTGGGCGAAATTCAGATGGTCGATCGCCTGGTAGATCATCACGACCGCGAGCGCCATACAGGCGTAGATCGCGCCCGTGGCGATGCCGGCCAGGACTTGGTTGGTAAACAGCTCCATGGCCTGCTCCTCAGTAGCCGAGATAGGATTTGCGGACGTCTTCGTTGTTCGCGATGTCCTTGGCGTTGCCCGACATCACGATCTTCCCGGTTTCGATCACATAGGCCTGATCGGCGAGTTCCAGCGCCAGCTGCGCGTTCTGCTCGACCACCAGGATGGTGACCTTGTCCTCGCGGTTGATCTTGCCGAGGATCTTGAACAGCTCGCGCACGATCAGCGGCGCAAGGCCGAACGACGGCTCGTCCAGCAGCATCAGCCTCGGCCGCAGCATCAGCGCGCGCGCGACCGCGAGCATCTGCTGTTCGCCGCCCGACAGCGTGCCGGCCTGCTGCGTGTGCCGCTCCTTCAGCACCGGGAAGTGCTGGTACATCCGTTCGATGTCGGCAACCACGCCCTTCTTGTCGCTGCGAGTGATGGCGCCGAGTTGCAGGTTCTCCTCCACCGTCATGGTGGTGAAGGTGCCGCGGCCCTGCGGCACATGCGCGATGCCGAGACGGACGACGTTCTCGGTCGATTTTCCCGAGAGTGCCTTGCCCTCGAACTCGATTGCGCCGGTGGAACGCACCATGTTGCAGATCGCGCGCAGCGTGGTGGTCTTGCCGGCGCCGTTGGCGCCGAGCAGCGTGGTCAGAGAGCCCTCGTTGAGCGAGAAGCTGAGGCCATGAAGCGCCTGGACCTGGCCGTAATAGGCGCGCAGATCCTTGATGTTGAGCATCGCGGTCATTGGTCCTTGCTCCCGAGATAGGCCTTGATGACATCCGGGTCGGCCTGGACCTGGGCCGGCGTTCCCTCAGCGAGCTTGCGACCGAAGTTGAGGGCGACGACGTGGTCGGCGATCGACATCACGAGGCCCATGTGATGCTCGACCAGCAGCACCGTCATGTGACGCTCGTCGCGGA
It contains:
- a CDS encoding branched-chain amino acid ABC transporter permease → MELFTNQVLAGIATGAIYACMALAVVMIYQAIDHLNFAQGEMAMFSTFISWQLMQWGLPYWWAFLATLIISFVGGIAIERLLFKPLAKAPVLTNVAGFIALFAIVNSVAGLIWDFTIKQYPSPFGSSPFLGSQLISTHQAGMIGVTLGLLIALYFFFQFTRIGLAMRAAAAMPESARLVGINTSWMIALGWGMASAIGAIAGILIAPVVFLEPNMMGGVLIYGFAAAVLGGLTSPLGAVLGGFLVGVFENLAGTYIPGVGNELKLPIALALIITVLVVKPAGLLGRPIVKRV
- a CDS encoding branched-chain amino acid ABC transporter permease — protein: MSAAEEIVTEAPAVEAAPKRAMTLGLGTSLVVLAALVIAPLFVKNFIIFQMTMLLIYALAVLALNILTGGSGQFSLGQSAFYAVGAYTSAILMEHVGMNYALTLPIAGIICFAFGFVFGQPALRLSGVYLALATFALAVAMPQLLKLGFFEHWTGGVQGLVVTKPDAPFGLPMSQDMWLYYFTLAIGIGIYIASVNLLRSRSGRAFMAIRDNEIAASAMGVDVALYKTLAFGVSAGITGVAGGLGAIAVQFVAPDGYTITLAISLFLGMVVGGVGWLPGSIVGSAFIIFVPNIAEGISKGLSGAVFGVLLFLVIFLVPHGARQVAMVAQQMLGKLKKN
- a CDS encoding ABC transporter substrate-binding protein, with translation MPALLRTAALGAAVSAFVFASGSALAQKKYDTGATDTEIKVGHIVPYSGPASAYGVIGKTEEAYFKMVNENGGINGRKIKFVSYDDAYSPPKAVEQVRKLVESDEVLVVFNPLGTPSNTAVQKYLNAKKVPQLFVATGATKWNDPKHFPWTIGWQPSYQSEGLIYAKYLMKEKPNARVAVLYQNDDFGKDYLKGLKDGFGAKSSSIVAEESYEISEPTIDSHIVKLKATGADVLISITTPKFAAQTIKKMAEIDWKALQIVANVSASVGSVIKPAGYENAQGLLSAAYAKDAADPQWNDDAGMKRFFALLDKYYPEADRLNSSVVYGYGAAQTLTKILEMCGDDLTRANIMKQAANLKDFTPDTLLPGVKINTSATDFAPIEQLQMMRFKGEKWDLFGDVISGETGNH
- a CDS encoding ABC transporter ATP-binding protein encodes the protein MTAMLNIKDLRAYYGQVQALHGLSFSLNEGSLTTLLGANGAGKTTTLRAICNMVRSTGAIEFEGKALSGKSTENVVRLGIAHVPQGRGTFTTMTVEENLQLGAITRSDKKGVVADIERMYQHFPVLKERHTQQAGTLSGGEQQMLAVARALMLRPRLMLLDEPSFGLAPLIVRELFKILGKINREDKVTILVVEQNAQLALELADQAYVIETGKIVMSGNAKDIANNEDVRKSYLGY